From Longimicrobiaceae bacterium:
GGTTCCCGTGCACCCGGGCCCACTCCACCAGCTCCCCCTCGTACACCATCCGGAGGAACTCCTCCTCCGGGACGAACCAGTAGTCGCGCCCATCCTCCTCGTAGTGCCGCGGCGCGCGGGTCGTGGCGGAGACCGAAAAGGCGATGTCGTCGCGGCGCGCCCCCAGCATCCTCGCGATGGTGGTCTTCCCGCCCCCCGACGGCGCGGAAAGGATCACCGGGAAGGTGCGGCTCGCGGGGCCGCGGCGCCCCTGCGTCACTCGACGTTCTCCACCTGCTCGCGCAGCCGCTCGATCTCGTCCTTGATGGCGACCACCCCGTGCGCGATCGCCGCGTCGTTGGCCTTGGAGCCGATGGTGTTCGCCTCGCGGTGCATCTCCTGCACCAGGAAGGCGAGGCGCTTCCCCACCGGCTCCGCCGACTCCGACGCGAGCAGGTCGCGGAAGAGCGCCAGGTGCGAGTCGAAGCGGACTAGCTCCTCGTTGACGTCCCAGCGCTCCGCCAGGTAGGCGACCTCCTGCGCCAGCCGGTCCTCGTCCACCCCCACCCCGCCGGCCAGCTCCCGCACCGCCTCGCGCAGCCGGTCGCGCTCGGCGAGGAGCCGCTGCGGGGCGCGCTCGCGGATCGCGGCCAGCGCCGCCTCCATCGCGGCCAGGCGCTCCTCCAGGTCGGCGTGCAGCCGGCGCCCCTCGTCCTCCCGCATCCTCACGTTGGCGCGGGCCGCATCCTCCACGGCGGCGCGGAGGTCGTCCACGGAGACCTCCACCTCCGGCTCCTCGGGCGCGTCGCGGACCAGGATGTCGTTGTACCGCGCCAGGAGGTCCAGCGAGGGCGCGCCGGGGACGCCGAAGTGGTCGCCGAGCTGGCGGAAGGCGGCCAGGTACGCGGCGACCCGCTCCTCGTCCAGCCGGACGCTCCCCGGCGCGGCGCC
This genomic window contains:
- a CDS encoding YicC/YloC family endoribonuclease, encoding MIRSMTGYGDAERAVPAGRLRVEVRTVNHRYFHTTFRIPSALARWEGDLREWLRTAISRGHASCTVRIDREGAAPGSVRLDEERVAAYLAAFRQLGDHFGVPGAPSLDLLARYNDILVRDAPEEPEVEVSVDDLRAAVEDAARANVRMREDEGRRLHADLEERLAAMEAALAAIRERAPQRLLAERDRLREAVRELAGGVGVDEDRLAQEVAYLAERWDVNEELVRFDSHLALFRDLLASESAEPVGKRLAFLVQEMHREANTIGSKANDAAIAHGVVAIKDEIERLREQVENVE